A region of the Microbacterium sp. YJN-G genome:
CGCGTGACCCGGGAGGACGCTGCCCAGCTCGCGGATCGGATGAAACGCGCCCAGTGGGTCCGCCCGGGCACGAAACGTAACCGGGCGGCGCGATCCGCGGAGGTCAACCGCGATCCGATGCACTACACGAGCGCCGCGCAAGCCGACGCCCGCGACGACGCAGCCGAGGAGCAGGTAGAAGACGAAGTGATCTGGGAGCGCGGCGGTGGGTTCTCGCTGCTTGACGATGATGACGGGGTGTGGGAGCGGTTGACATGACGCAGGCGATCAATACGAGGGAGGGGTGGTCCGCGTTCGTGAGCGAGACCGTCGACCAGCCACTACCAGTCACTCGCGAGGAACTGGAGGCGATGTCACCAGCGGACCGTGCGCTGCACCGTGAGGCGCGGAAGCAGTTCATGGTGCGTGGGTCGGTGGTCGCTACCGGTCAGTTCGCGGCGATCGAGGCTGAGATCCGCCGCCGGCTGATGTTGAACACGTACAAGTCGCACGGGAAGCTCGGTGTGATCGTTTCGGGCGAACCGAACATCGGGAAGACCACGACCGTCGCGCACATCGCCCGCCGGTTCGAGCGGCGCCGTCGCGATGTCGGCGGGTCCGGGTCCGGGTCGATCCCGGTGATCTACGTGTCGGTGCCGCCGTCGTGCACCCCGAAGCTGATGCTGGGCGAGTTCGCGCACTTCCTGGGCCTGCCGGTGCGGACCCACTACAACACGGGTGAGCTGATGAACACGGTCGCGAGCGTGATCGCGACGTGTCGGACCGAGCTGATCATCGTCGACGAGATCCACAACATCAACCAGAAGTACAAGCAGATGAGTGAGGCGTCCGACACGCTCAAGCAGCTGTCGGAGAAGTGCCCGGGCACGTTCGTGTACGCCGGCGCGGATGTCGAGGGCAGCGGGCTCCTGGATGGCACGAGAGGCCGGCAGATCACGAGCAGGTTCCAGATCATGCGGCTGCACAAGTTCGAAGCCACCGGCAAGGCCCGCGCCGCGTGGGCGGACTTGTTGCTCGCGGTCGAAGCGTCGCTGGGGCTGATCGATCAGGAACCCGGCGCGATCCTCCGCCACGTTCGCCATCTCCACACCGCGACCGGAGGGGTCATTGGGGATCTCACCGGGATGGTGCACATGCTCGCGATCGACGCGATCGACACGGGTACCGAACGCCTCGACCTCGACACCGTATTCGGGACCACCCCCGCGCCCGATCCAACACCGGCCGTAGTCGAGGTGTGAGGGATGCGGCAGGGGCAGGCACCCGTCGCTGATGTCCGCGCCCTGCCCGTCCCGGTCCGCACGGTTCCGGGGGAGACCGTCACCTGCTACCTGGCCCGCCTCGCCGAAGCGAACACGCTCACCGAACGTGACCTTCGGCTTCATGTCACGGATATCGCCGGCCTGTCGCCGTTCCGCCCGAACCTGGAGAATGCGGGACCGTGGGCAGAGCGCCTCGGGTCGCTACCCGTAGGGCACTTCGACCGCGAAGCCCGCCGGAACGCGATGTATGTCCGCTGTCAGCACTTCGCGTGGCAGCCCGGCAACTGCACACGCTGCGGGTACACCCAGCAACCTCGCACAGCGTGCCGACGGTGCGCCCGCGGCGCGTCCACGATGGTCCGGAGTCGTGGGGGTGCGGTCTGCAACCATCATCGCCGTTGGCACCTTGACGGTGTCGACATCGACCTGACCCGTCACCCCGACTACGCGCACGCGGAGCGATGCCTCTCTGGCACGCTGTGGAAGCGAGGCATCGGCCTGCACACCGGCGAACTGCAACTCGCTGCCACCCTCATCGAACACTGGGCGAGAGACGCGAAGCCCGCGCGACGCGTTGCTGACCGGATGGCAGACCTCGGCATCGGCGAGTTGGGCCGCGACACCGTGCTCCTCGCGGCATATCCCGAGGTCGTGCGACTCACGGCCGTGCTGACCGACCTGTCGTTCGCGTCGTACCTCCTCAGCTCCCGGTTCAAACTCGCTGAACAGGTATGGGCGCTTGAAGCCGCCGTCGTCACGATCATGCAGGGCACCACAACCACTCACCTCCACGACATCGCCGAACGCATTGTCGCCCGCGGAAAGGCCGCAGTCGAGACCGCGTTCAGCATGCGCCTCAACGCCGGCTGCAAGCGCCCCGCCGCGCTCGAGAAGGCCCTCGTGGCATCGTCGCAACGGCATCGCATTTGCTTGCTCCGACACCTCAGCACCGTGCGCATCCAGATCATCCCCTACACCCCCGGTATTGCTGTGCCAAGGAACCGAACTGTGGTCGCGCGCGGAGGTCTGTCAGACGCGCCGCTGACCTGACGTATCAGACGATCGGCCGCATCGAGGTCGTGTAGTGCTGGGGCAAACGACCAGCAGGGCTGAGGTGGCTTTGGGCGTTCGAAGTACTCACGCATACGATCGACGTCGCCGATCGGAATCAAGGGTGTAGGTGGGGTCTGAAGCCGGCGGCTCCCAAGGTGACGGTGCCATGTCATGCCGCGCTCTCCAACCCAACGAAGCGTCGCGCGGGCGGCGCCCCGACGGGGCACGGCGCGCTCAACGCCTCTCCCGTCGTGGCCCTCTTGACATCGAGTACGCGCCGCTGATTGCATTTCACCAATCGGAAGTGGGTGGGTAGACATGCCGCGACACCTGATCGGGCGGACAGCGGTCCGCGGAACCATCCTCGCTCTCGCCCTCGCGAGCCTGCTCTTGTCCGAACGAGCGCAGGACACTGAACCATCAACTTCCTCGACCTCGAGCGTTACGGCCGTCGACTTCGCCGCCGCAGGCGCGGCGGCGGCCCCGGCCGAGACGGAATCGATGTCCATCGCGGAATCCTATGCAGCGGACTATGGCGTGAGCGTCGAGGATGCAAGCAAGATCCTCGACCTTCAAGTCATCTCGGGAGATCTGGTATCCACACTCGCCGAGCGCTTCGGCGAAACCTCGTTCGACGCATGGCGGGAAGTCAGTGCGGGAGCGGCCACGCTCGTTGTGCGAACGGATGACGTCGAGATAGTCCGCACCGCCGAACGTCTCGCGGATGCCGCGGGGGTTCCTCTCTCCACGCTGCACGGGGTCGCCTTCTCCTCGCAAGGTGATGTCCTGGTCGATCTCATCCCACGGATTCAGGATGTGTACGCGGGTGATACTTCAGCGCTTCAGGGTGCCTACATCGACGCGAAGACCGGGCAGATCGTGCTCGACGTGCGCTCATCATCGGCAGCGCAAGAGTCGTCGGCCGAGAGTCTCGTCGGCTCAGCTGTCCGAGGTCTTGACGCATGGTCCTCGCTGGGGGCGGATGACAGCATCCTCCGCGTGCAGGCCACGAACGGCGAGGTGGGAGATTCCGCGATCCTTCGAGGGGGAAACGCGACGGTGCCTGCGTGCACCGTTGGTTTCACCGCACAGATAGGCACGACCTCGATCTCGTCAAGGGGATTCTGGACAGCGGCGCACTGCCTGACCTCGATTCCTTGGTTCGCCAACCCCGGCGGATCAGGCACGAGCTATGCATCGTCGTACAGCCACCGCAACTGGAACGGGTACGCGGATATTGCCTACTTCACGATCAACACATCATCGCATAGCGCCTACACGACGTTCTACGGCGACTCCCTGACAACTCCACGCCAGAACCCCAGTTCGTACACATTTGCGGTGGCAACCGACTACCTCTGCCATCGTGGAGAGACGAGCGGGCAGCGTTGCGGCACAGTATCCAGCACCTCGTACGCACCGACTTGGAGCAATGCATGCAACGGGGCGATATGCCAGCCCGTGTTCGTCCGAGTCAACGGTGCGGGCCAGGATAGCGGAGACAGTGGTGGCCCCTGGTACTACACGAACGGCGCTGGCACGAATCGCGCGTACGGCATTCACAAGGGCGGAACCTACCCGGGCACGACACCGACGTTCAGTGTCTACTCGAAGTTGCTCTATCGGCCGCTTGAGACCCGTCTGCGCTACAACTACTGATCTCGACAGACGACGATGCGAGCAACGAGACGACGACCCCTGGCGTCGGCTGGCGGTTTCCTCGTCGCTGCGGTGCTATCCGGCTGCGGGACGATCGAACCGGAGATCGTCGTCG
Encoded here:
- a CDS encoding ATP-binding protein → MTQAINTREGWSAFVSETVDQPLPVTREELEAMSPADRALHREARKQFMVRGSVVATGQFAAIEAEIRRRLMLNTYKSHGKLGVIVSGEPNIGKTTTVAHIARRFERRRRDVGGSGSGSIPVIYVSVPPSCTPKLMLGEFAHFLGLPVRTHYNTGELMNTVASVIATCRTELIIVDEIHNINQKYKQMSEASDTLKQLSEKCPGTFVYAGADVEGSGLLDGTRGRQITSRFQIMRLHKFEATGKARAAWADLLLAVEASLGLIDQEPGAILRHVRHLHTATGGVIGDLTGMVHMLAIDAIDTGTERLDLDTVFGTTPAPDPTPAVVEV